A section of the Cryobacterium soli genome encodes:
- the atpD gene encoding F0F1 ATP synthase subunit beta has protein sequence MTDTAIAPVLAEDTAGAVGRIARVTGPVVDIEFPHDSIPGMYNALKTTIVIGDESTEITLEVALHLGDDLVRAIALNPTDGLVRGQEVRDTGSPIMVPVGNVTKGRVFNVIGEVLNAKPGEKIEITERWPIHRKPPPFDQLESKTQLFETGIKVIDLLTPYVLGGKIGLFGGAGVGKTVLIQEMIQRVAQDHGGVSVFAGVGERTREGNDLIGEMEEAGVFDKTALVFGQMDEPPGTRLRVALSALTMAEYFRDVAKQDVLLFIDNIFRFTQAGSEVSTLLGRMPSAVGYQPNLADEMGILQERITSTRGHSITSLQAIYVPADDYTDPAPATTFAHLDATTELSREIASKGLYPAVDPLTSSSRILDPRYLGADHYNTAVRVKAILQKNKELQEIIAILGVDELSEEDKVTVARARRIQQFLSQNTYMAKKFTGVEGSTVSLKDTIESFTAIANGDFDHVSEQAFFNVGGINDVEEKWAQIQKENG, from the coding sequence ATGACTGACACCGCAATCGCGCCAGTCCTCGCGGAGGACACAGCCGGCGCTGTGGGCCGGATCGCACGCGTTACGGGACCCGTCGTGGACATCGAGTTCCCGCACGACTCGATCCCTGGTATGTACAACGCGCTCAAGACGACCATCGTCATCGGCGACGAGTCGACCGAGATCACCCTCGAGGTCGCCCTGCACCTCGGCGACGACCTGGTGCGCGCCATCGCCCTGAACCCGACCGACGGACTCGTCCGCGGCCAGGAGGTCCGGGACACCGGCTCGCCCATCATGGTTCCGGTCGGAAACGTCACCAAGGGTCGCGTCTTCAACGTCATCGGCGAGGTGCTCAACGCCAAGCCGGGCGAGAAGATCGAGATCACCGAGCGCTGGCCCATCCACCGCAAGCCGCCGCCCTTCGACCAGCTGGAATCCAAGACCCAGCTGTTCGAGACCGGCATCAAGGTCATCGACCTCCTCACGCCGTACGTCCTCGGTGGAAAGATCGGCCTCTTCGGTGGTGCCGGTGTCGGCAAGACCGTCCTCATCCAGGAAATGATCCAGCGCGTCGCGCAGGACCACGGTGGTGTGTCGGTGTTCGCCGGTGTCGGCGAGCGTACCCGTGAGGGCAACGACCTCATCGGCGAGATGGAAGAAGCCGGCGTCTTCGACAAGACCGCCCTCGTATTCGGCCAGATGGACGAGCCGCCGGGAACGCGACTGCGCGTCGCGCTCTCCGCGCTGACCATGGCCGAGTACTTCCGTGACGTCGCCAAGCAGGACGTGTTGCTCTTCATCGACAACATCTTCCGCTTCACCCAGGCCGGTTCTGAGGTGTCGACCCTGCTGGGCCGTATGCCGTCCGCCGTGGGTTACCAGCCGAACCTCGCCGACGAGATGGGCATCCTTCAGGAGCGCATCACCTCGACCCGTGGCCACTCGATCACCTCGCTGCAGGCCATCTACGTGCCTGCTGACGACTACACCGACCCGGCTCCGGCGACCACCTTCGCGCACCTCGACGCCACCACCGAGCTCTCCCGTGAGATCGCATCGAAGGGCCTCTACCCGGCCGTCGACCCGCTGACCTCGTCCAGCCGTATCCTCGACCCCCGCTACTTGGGCGCCGACCACTACAACACGGCCGTGCGCGTCAAGGCGATCCTGCAGAAGAACAAGGAACTCCAGGAGATCATCGCGATCCTCGGTGTTGACGAGCTCTCTGAAGAAGACAAGGTGACCGTGGCCCGCGCCCGGCGCATCCAGCAGTTCCTGTCGCAGAACACCTACATGGCGAAGAAGTTCACGGGCGTCGAGGGTTCGACGGTGTCGCTCAAGGACACCATCGAGTCGTTCACGGCCATCGCCAACGGTGACTTCGACCACGTGTCGGAGCAGGCCTTCTTCAACGTCGGTGGCATCAACGACGTCGAAGAGAAGTGGGCTCAGATCCAGAAGGAGAACGGCTAA
- a CDS encoding F0F1 ATP synthase subunit gamma, with product MGAQLRVYRQKIKSAQTTKKITRAMELISASRIQKAQARVAASTPYSRAITRAVSAVATYSNIEHVLTTEPETINRAAVVIFASDRGLAGAFSSQVLREAEQLTELLRSQGKDVVYYLVGRKALAYFSFRRRVSERSWTGATDQPVFDTAQEIGEALLEAFLRGADDGGVDEIHIVYNRFVSMVTQVPEVVRLLPLEVVEGEASDVASVLPLYEFEPEAETVLDALLPVYIESRIFNAMLQSAASEHASRQKAMKSASDNADKLIKDFTRLSNNARQTEITQQISEIVGGADALSSAKN from the coding sequence ATGGGAGCGCAACTTCGGGTCTACCGGCAGAAGATCAAATCTGCCCAGACGACCAAGAAGATCACTCGGGCCATGGAGCTGATCTCCGCCTCGCGCATCCAGAAGGCGCAGGCGAGGGTTGCTGCGTCCACCCCGTATTCGCGTGCGATCACGCGCGCCGTTTCAGCCGTCGCCACCTACTCGAACATCGAGCACGTGCTGACGACCGAACCGGAGACCATCAACCGCGCCGCGGTCGTCATCTTCGCCTCGGACCGCGGTCTGGCCGGAGCGTTCAGCTCCCAGGTCCTCCGTGAGGCCGAGCAGCTCACCGAGCTGCTGCGCAGCCAGGGCAAGGACGTTGTCTACTACCTCGTCGGCCGCAAGGCGCTCGCGTACTTCAGCTTCCGCCGTCGTGTCTCGGAGCGATCCTGGACCGGCGCCACCGACCAGCCCGTGTTCGACACGGCGCAGGAGATCGGCGAGGCCCTCCTCGAGGCGTTCCTGCGCGGAGCCGACGACGGTGGCGTGGACGAGATCCACATCGTCTACAACCGCTTCGTCAGCATGGTCACCCAGGTGCCAGAGGTCGTTCGTCTGCTGCCGCTCGAGGTCGTCGAAGGCGAAGCCTCCGACGTGGCCAGCGTCCTGCCGCTCTACGAATTCGAGCCCGAGGCCGAGACCGTTCTCGACGCCCTGCTGCCGGTGTACATCGAAAGCCGCATCTTCAACGCCATGTTGCAGTCCGCCGCTTCCGAGCACGCCAGCCGACAGAAGGCGATGAAGTCGGCCAGCGACAACGCCGACAAGCTCATCAAGGACTTCACGCGGCTGTCCAACAACGCGCGTCAGACCGAGATCACGCAGCAGATTTCCGAGATCGTGGGTGGGGCCGATGCGCTCTCATCCGCCAAGAACTAA
- the atpA gene encoding F0F1 ATP synthase subunit alpha: protein MAELTISPDEIRDALQDFVKSYEPNKTATTEVGYVTTAGDGIAHVEGLPGVMANELIKFADGTLGLALNLDEDEIGVVVLGEFAGIVEGMEVYRTGEVLSVPVGDGYLGRVVDPLGAPIDGLGEIKTEGRRALELQAPGVMHRKSVHEPMQTGIKAIDAMIPIGRGQRQLIIGDRQTGKTAIAVDTIINQKANWESGDTNKQVRCIYVAIGQKGSTIASVKGALEDAGAMEYTTIVAAPASDPAGFKYLAPYTGSAIGQHWMYAGKHVLIIFDDLSKQAEAYRAVSLLLRRPPGREAYPGDVFYLHSRLLERCAKLSDELGAGSMTGLPIIETKANDVAAYIPTNVISITDGQIFLQSDLFNANQRPAVDVGISVSRVGGDAQVKSIKKVSGTLKLELAQYRSLEAFSMFASDLDPASRRQLARGARLTELLKQPQYSPYPVEDQVVSIWAGTNGKLDEVPLEDILRFERELLDYLGRNTGILTTLRETNVLSDDTVAELTAAVDTFKREFQTGEGKALASVGREEFVATKAEDVNQEKIVKHKR from the coding sequence ATGGCAGAACTAACGATCAGCCCCGATGAGATCCGTGACGCTCTCCAGGACTTCGTCAAGTCCTACGAGCCGAACAAGACCGCAACGACCGAGGTCGGCTACGTCACCACCGCGGGCGATGGCATCGCCCACGTTGAGGGTCTCCCCGGCGTCATGGCCAACGAACTCATCAAGTTCGCCGACGGCACCCTGGGCCTCGCGCTGAACCTCGACGAAGACGAGATCGGTGTCGTCGTCCTCGGCGAGTTCGCCGGCATCGTCGAAGGCATGGAGGTGTACCGCACCGGCGAGGTCCTTTCCGTGCCCGTCGGCGATGGCTACCTCGGCCGCGTCGTCGACCCGCTCGGCGCCCCCATCGACGGTCTCGGCGAGATCAAGACCGAAGGCCGCCGCGCCCTCGAGCTTCAGGCGCCCGGCGTCATGCACCGCAAGAGCGTGCACGAGCCGATGCAGACCGGCATCAAGGCCATCGACGCCATGATCCCGATCGGCCGTGGCCAGCGCCAGCTGATCATCGGTGACCGCCAGACCGGTAAGACCGCTATCGCGGTGGACACCATCATCAACCAGAAGGCCAACTGGGAGTCCGGCGACACGAACAAGCAGGTTCGCTGCATCTACGTCGCCATCGGCCAGAAGGGCTCCACCATCGCTTCGGTGAAGGGTGCTCTCGAGGACGCCGGCGCGATGGAGTACACGACCATCGTCGCCGCTCCCGCGTCCGACCCGGCCGGCTTCAAGTACCTCGCCCCGTACACCGGTTCGGCCATCGGCCAGCACTGGATGTACGCCGGCAAGCACGTCCTCATCATCTTCGACGACCTGTCCAAGCAGGCCGAGGCCTACCGTGCCGTGTCGCTGCTGCTGCGCCGCCCGCCGGGACGCGAAGCCTACCCGGGCGACGTGTTCTACCTGCACTCCCGTCTCCTCGAGCGTTGCGCCAAGCTCTCCGACGAGCTGGGCGCCGGCTCCATGACCGGACTCCCGATCATCGAGACCAAGGCCAACGACGTCGCCGCGTACATCCCGACCAACGTGATCTCGATCACCGACGGCCAGATCTTCCTGCAGTCCGACCTCTTCAACGCCAACCAGCGCCCCGCTGTCGACGTGGGAATCTCGGTCTCCCGAGTCGGTGGTGACGCACAGGTCAAGTCGATCAAGAAGGTCTCCGGTACCCTCAAGCTCGAACTGGCGCAGTACCGCTCGCTCGAGGCGTTCTCCATGTTCGCCTCCGACCTCGACCCGGCCAGCCGTCGCCAGCTTGCTCGTGGCGCCCGCCTGACCGAGCTGCTCAAGCAGCCCCAGTACTCGCCGTACCCCGTCGAGGACCAGGTCGTCTCGATCTGGGCCGGCACCAACGGCAAGCTCGACGAGGTTCCCCTCGAAGACATCCTGCGTTTCGAGCGGGAACTGCTCGACTACCTGGGCCGTAACACGGGCATCCTCACCACCCTGCGCGAGACCAACGTGCTCTCGGACGACACCGTCGCCGAGCTCACCGCGGCCGTCGACACCTTCAAGCGCGAATTCCAGACCGGTGAGGGCAAGGCACTCGCCTCCGTCGGCCGCGAAGAGTTCGTCGCCACCAAGGCAGAAGACGTCAACCAGGAAAAGATCGTCAAGCACAAGCGCTAG
- a CDS encoding F0F1 ATP synthase subunit delta, with amino-acid sequence MGSATREALASSRTALAAHADSADLATGESLFDAGRVIGDSSQLLAAIGDASADATAKAALVKAVFAPTLTPAALELLQSAAAARWSSHQDLLAGIEELGLRVTAASAPADVSIDSELFTFGAAVSSDAELELALTSKLTPAAAKVSLVDALLSGKASAQTLVIVRHLVQQPRGRRIGELLGDAAAIVADQADTIIATVISATPLHSTQLDRLAKSLSVRYGRNLTINQVIDASVVGGLKVQIGDDVIDGSIATRLKDLRLQLAG; translated from the coding sequence ATGGGAAGCGCCACCAGAGAAGCCTTGGCCTCGTCGCGGACGGCCCTGGCCGCCCACGCCGACTCGGCCGATCTGGCGACGGGCGAAAGCCTGTTCGACGCCGGCCGGGTCATCGGCGACTCCTCTCAGCTGCTGGCCGCCATCGGCGACGCCTCAGCCGATGCGACCGCCAAGGCCGCCCTGGTCAAGGCTGTCTTCGCTCCGACGCTGACACCGGCAGCCCTCGAGCTGCTGCAGTCGGCTGCGGCAGCGCGCTGGTCGAGCCACCAGGACCTGCTCGCAGGGATCGAAGAACTCGGCCTGCGTGTGACCGCCGCGTCCGCTCCGGCGGACGTGTCGATCGACTCAGAGCTGTTCACGTTCGGCGCGGCGGTTTCTTCCGATGCCGAACTCGAACTGGCGCTGACCAGCAAGCTCACCCCGGCCGCGGCCAAGGTCAGCCTCGTCGACGCGTTGCTCTCCGGCAAGGCGAGCGCGCAGACCCTCGTCATCGTGCGTCACCTCGTGCAGCAGCCCCGCGGCCGTCGCATCGGTGAGCTGCTCGGCGACGCCGCCGCGATCGTGGCCGACCAGGCCGACACCATCATCGCCACCGTCATCTCCGCGACGCCGTTGCACAGCACTCAGCTGGACCGACTCGCGAAGAGCCTCTCGGTTCGATACGGCCGCAACCTCACTATCAATCAGGTCATCGACGCATCCGTCGTCGGCGGGCTGAAAGTACAGATCGGCGATGACGTCATCGACGGCAGCATCGCCACTCGTCTCAAGGACTTGAGACTGCAGCTTGCTGGGTAA
- a CDS encoding F0F1 ATP synthase subunit B has translation MLHSVIAAAAEAEEAVNPLIPAIYDIIWSSFVFVIILLFFWKLVLPRMQKLLDDRAEAIEGNIAKADEAQRKAEAALEQYTAQLAAARVEAGQIREQARTDGQQIVAELREQASNDAARIMATAKTQIEAEHQAAITSLRSEVGTLALDLASGVIGESLTDDARASAIVDRFLADIESSENTAPSAGKH, from the coding sequence ATGCTTCACTCAGTGATTGCAGCCGCCGCAGAAGCGGAAGAGGCGGTCAACCCGCTCATTCCCGCGATCTACGACATCATTTGGTCGTCCTTCGTCTTCGTCATCATTCTGTTGTTCTTCTGGAAGCTCGTTCTTCCGCGGATGCAGAAGCTCCTCGATGACCGCGCAGAGGCCATTGAAGGAAACATCGCGAAGGCCGACGAAGCTCAGCGCAAGGCGGAAGCTGCCCTCGAGCAGTACACCGCTCAGCTCGCTGCGGCGCGCGTCGAAGCCGGCCAGATCCGCGAGCAGGCTCGCACCGACGGTCAGCAGATCGTCGCCGAGCTTCGTGAGCAGGCGTCCAACGACGCCGCCCGGATCATGGCCACGGCCAAGACCCAGATCGAAGCAGAGCACCAGGCCGCCATCACCTCGCTTCGCAGCGAGGTCGGCACCCTGGCTCTCGACCTGGCCTCCGGTGTCATCGGTGAAAGCCTGACCGACGACGCGCGCGCCAGCGCCATCGTCGACAGGTTCCTCGCCGACATCGAGTCCTCCGAGAACACGGCCCCCTCGGCCGGAAAGCACTAG
- the atpE gene encoding ATP synthase F0 subunit C, with the protein MDAVTVLAEINGNIATVGYGLAAIGPAIGVGIVVGKTIEGVARQPELAGRLQVLMYIGIAFTEALAFIGIATYFIFV; encoded by the coding sequence GTGGACGCAGTTACCGTTCTCGCGGAAATCAACGGCAACATTGCCACCGTCGGCTACGGCCTGGCGGCTATCGGCCCGGCAATCGGCGTTGGTATCGTCGTTGGCAAGACCATTGAGGGTGTCGCACGTCAGCCTGAGCTGGCCGGCCGTCTCCAGGTACTGATGTACATCGGTATCGCATTCACCGAGGCGCTCGCGTTCATCGGTATTGCCACGTACTTCATCTTCGTTTAG
- the atpB gene encoding F0F1 ATP synthase subunit A: MLARGPASIFVVARAELHAPNQEKALLETAVNLLVPFASDDGEFHGPTINEFFPPAIFFPDTPFEMNRIILIRFIAVAVMMLLFWAGTRRMKIVPTRLQSLVEMGLDLVRVNIAEDLLGKKDGKRFLPLITTIFFMVLFMNLTGVIPFLNIAGTSVIGVPLVLALVAYAAFLYAGIKKHPGKFFRNSLFPPGVPPVLYIIVTPIEFVSTFLIRPVTLTLRLLMNMVVGHLLLVLFFAATQFFFFTADGGFKLFGVGTLAFGFVFTLFELLVATLQAYVFALLTAVYIQLALADEH, encoded by the coding sequence ATGCTGGCGCGAGGGCCGGCATCTATATTCGTCGTTGCGAGAGCAGAGCTCCACGCCCCGAACCAGGAGAAAGCGCTGCTAGAAACCGCCGTAAACCTGCTCGTTCCGTTCGCGTCCGACGACGGTGAATTCCACGGTCCGACGATCAACGAGTTCTTCCCGCCCGCGATCTTCTTCCCGGACACCCCGTTCGAGATGAACCGCATCATCCTCATCCGCTTCATCGCGGTTGCCGTGATGATGCTGCTCTTCTGGGCCGGTACCCGTCGTATGAAGATCGTCCCGACCCGCCTTCAGAGCCTGGTCGAAATGGGCCTGGACCTCGTGCGCGTCAACATCGCGGAGGACCTGCTCGGCAAGAAGGACGGCAAGCGCTTCCTTCCGCTGATCACCACGATCTTCTTCATGGTTCTGTTCATGAACCTCACCGGTGTGATCCCGTTCCTGAACATCGCGGGAACCTCGGTCATCGGTGTCCCACTGGTGCTCGCCCTGGTCGCCTACGCCGCGTTCCTCTACGCCGGCATCAAGAAGCACCCCGGCAAGTTCTTCCGCAACTCGCTCTTCCCGCCCGGCGTGCCCCCGGTGCTGTACATCATCGTGACGCCGATCGAGTTCGTTTCCACGTTCCTGATCCGCCCCGTCACGCTGACCCTGCGGCTCCTGATGAACATGGTCGTCGGCCACCTCCTGCTGGTGCTGTTCTTCGCGGCCACGCAGTTCTTCTTCTTCACCGCTGACGGCGGCTTCAAGCTGTTCGGTGTCGGTACCCTGGCGTTCGGATTCGTGTTCACGCTGTTCGAACTCTTGGTGGCGACGCTCCAGGCGTACGTCTTCGCATTGCTCACCGCTGTCTACATCCAGCTCGCGCTGGCTGACGAGCACTAA
- a CDS encoding MraY family glycosyltransferase: protein MTLFILLALVSAVVTFLMSIVVLKLTHKYRLYPKIRERDVHTRPTPRLGGIAMFLGILVAFGVSYLVASQFAPLRLIFADPHQIMAILGAALLIVLLGVADDIWDLDWMTKLLGQFIAAGLVAWQGVQVFSLPIGGLTVGSSWMSIVITVMAIVIVMNMINFIDGLDGLVAGVALIANGVFFIYSYLLVRDTSPTNYFNLASLIAALLIGACVGFLPLNWHPAKMFMGDAGALLVGLLMATSAIAITGQVDPTSMNRAQLFPAFIPLILPVAILIIPLLDFGLAVFRRVRAGKSPFSADRKHLHHRLLDMGHSHLHAVLIFYGWTAAASVGCLLYYVLPVFFGLPTWWATVFLVAALVICTVVTLAPLSRRKAIEAASQLAPVTDAIGIPTIARLDPLDEASDAKETV, encoded by the coding sequence ATGACCCTTTTCATCCTCCTGGCCCTCGTCTCGGCCGTCGTCACGTTCCTCATGTCGATCGTGGTGCTCAAGCTCACCCACAAATACCGGCTGTATCCCAAGATCCGCGAACGCGATGTGCACACCCGGCCCACACCCCGGCTCGGCGGCATCGCGATGTTCCTGGGCATCCTGGTGGCTTTCGGGGTGTCCTACCTGGTCGCGTCGCAGTTCGCGCCGCTGCGGCTGATCTTCGCCGACCCGCACCAGATCATGGCCATCCTCGGCGCCGCACTGCTGATCGTGCTGCTCGGCGTGGCCGACGACATCTGGGACCTCGACTGGATGACCAAGCTGCTCGGTCAGTTCATCGCCGCCGGCCTGGTGGCCTGGCAGGGTGTGCAGGTGTTCTCGCTGCCCATCGGCGGGCTCACCGTCGGGTCGTCCTGGATGTCGATCGTGATCACCGTGATGGCGATCGTGATCGTGATGAACATGATCAACTTCATCGACGGGCTCGACGGCCTGGTCGCCGGCGTCGCCCTCATCGCCAATGGCGTCTTCTTCATCTACAGCTACCTGCTGGTGCGCGACACCTCGCCCACCAACTACTTCAACCTCGCCTCCCTCATCGCGGCCCTGCTGATCGGCGCCTGCGTGGGGTTCCTGCCGCTGAACTGGCACCCCGCCAAGATGTTCATGGGCGACGCCGGCGCCCTGCTGGTGGGCCTGCTGATGGCCACCTCCGCTATCGCGATCACCGGCCAGGTCGACCCCACCTCGATGAACCGCGCGCAGCTCTTCCCCGCGTTCATCCCGCTGATCCTGCCCGTGGCTATCCTCATCATCCCGCTGCTCGACTTCGGCCTGGCCGTGTTCCGGAGAGTGCGTGCCGGTAAATCGCCGTTCAGCGCCGACCGCAAACATCTGCACCACCGGTTGCTCGACATGGGCCACTCGCACCTGCACGCCGTACTGATCTTCTACGGCTGGACCGCCGCGGCATCCGTGGGCTGCCTGCTCTACTACGTGCTGCCGGTGTTCTTCGGTCTGCCCACCTGGTGGGCCACCGTCTTCCTGGTGGCCGCCCTGGTGATCTGCACCGTGGTGACGCTTGCCCCGCTGAGCCGACGCAAGGCCATCGAAGCGGCCAGCCAGCTCGCGCCGGTGACCGATGCCATCGGCATCCCGACCATTGCCCGGCTTGATCCCCTCGACGAGGCGTCTGACGCCAAGGAGACCGTATGA
- a CDS encoding L-threonylcarbamoyladenylate synthase → MTRIYDCSVDAELATGMRLARSAIGRGALVVIPTDTVYGIAADAFNPEAVQRLLDAKGRDRQSPPPVLIPGIPTLDALATDVPEPVRALVAEFWPGGLTVVLNAQPSLVWDLGETQGTVALRMPRNQVALDLLSETGPLAVSSANTSGLPSAIDVIGAEDMLGESVAVYLDGGVAGLDYDAIGDRPGDTSSTIVDATGFADNGGKLVIVRNGVISRAAIEAVIGDALAPVAE, encoded by the coding sequence ATGACACGTATCTATGATTGCTCGGTCGACGCAGAACTCGCGACCGGCATGCGACTGGCACGCTCGGCGATCGGCCGCGGCGCGCTCGTTGTCATCCCCACAGACACCGTCTACGGCATCGCCGCTGACGCCTTCAACCCCGAGGCCGTGCAACGGCTGCTGGATGCCAAGGGCCGCGACCGCCAGTCGCCGCCGCCGGTGCTCATCCCCGGCATCCCCACCCTTGACGCCCTCGCCACGGATGTGCCCGAGCCCGTGCGCGCGCTCGTGGCGGAGTTCTGGCCCGGCGGCCTCACGGTGGTGCTCAACGCCCAGCCCTCGCTGGTCTGGGACCTCGGAGAGACCCAGGGCACCGTGGCTCTACGAATGCCGCGCAACCAGGTGGCCCTCGACCTCCTGTCCGAGACCGGCCCGCTGGCCGTCTCGAGCGCCAACACCAGCGGCCTGCCATCGGCCATCGACGTGATCGGCGCCGAAGACATGCTCGGCGAGAGCGTCGCCGTCTACCTCGACGGGGGAGTGGCCGGTCTGGACTACGACGCCATCGGCGACCGCCCCGGCGACACCTCGTCCACCATCGTCGACGCCACCGGCTTCGCCGACAACGGCGGCAAGCTTGTGATCGTGCGGAACGGCGTGATCTCCCGGGCCGCCATCGAAGCCGTGATCGGCGACGCGCTCGCCCCGGTGGCCGAGTAA
- a CDS encoding GNAT family N-acetyltransferase, with product MTASRRPDADAAAAAALRPLTSDELAAWLATSTTDYADDLEAAGLSRAAAERKADESTAREFPGGIPAPGQHVYAVTVSGEHVGVLWLAAGPADDPTNWWILDIVVFEPFRGHGHGRRAMLLAETEAARLGAAKLSLNVFARNAAARSLYASLAYEPTKIYLEKTLSSRER from the coding sequence GTGACCGCATCCAGGCGGCCGGACGCTGACGCGGCGGCGGCGGCGGCCCTGCGCCCGCTGACGTCGGATGAACTCGCGGCCTGGCTCGCCACCAGCACGACCGACTACGCCGACGACCTCGAGGCCGCGGGACTGAGCCGCGCCGCGGCCGAAAGAAAAGCGGACGAGTCCACCGCGCGCGAGTTCCCGGGCGGTATCCCCGCACCGGGGCAGCACGTCTACGCGGTGACGGTCTCCGGTGAGCATGTCGGTGTGCTGTGGCTGGCCGCCGGACCGGCCGACGACCCCACCAACTGGTGGATCCTCGACATCGTCGTGTTCGAGCCATTCAGGGGCCACGGCCACGGCCGCCGGGCGATGCTGCTCGCCGAGACCGAAGCCGCCCGGCTGGGTGCCGCCAAACTCAGCCTCAACGTGTTCGCCCGCAACGCGGCAGCCCGGTCCCTCTACGCGTCTCTGGCCTACGAACCCACCAAGATCTACCTGGAAAAGACGCTCTCTTCCCGCGAACGGTGA
- the prmC gene encoding peptide chain release factor N(5)-glutamine methyltransferase, with product MTAPSNTPAQPSPNPTTVTRLREQATATLSQSGIADPEVDADLLIGFVLGQSRGQVQAAAIMGNALSDADATSVLALVERRARREPLQHITGRAPFRALELNVGPGVFVPRPETEGVAQLAIDALRSMADPEPIGVDLGTGSGAIALALATEVPHARVFACENSTDAFPWTSRNFAEVAAPNARLVFADLAEAFPELDGTVSVVVSNPPYIPADAIPRDPEVRLFDPAHALYGGPDGLDVVRLVSQTALRLLRAGGVLIIEHGELQGAEIRALLDADGWRATATHRDLTTRDRTTTALRP from the coding sequence GTGACAGCTCCCAGCAACACGCCAGCCCAGCCCTCCCCGAATCCGACGACGGTCACCCGTCTGCGCGAGCAGGCGACCGCCACGCTCAGCCAGTCCGGAATCGCTGACCCGGAGGTCGACGCCGATCTGCTGATCGGCTTCGTGCTCGGCCAGAGCCGGGGCCAGGTGCAGGCTGCCGCCATCATGGGCAATGCCCTCAGCGACGCGGATGCGACGAGCGTCCTGGCCCTCGTCGAGCGCCGCGCCCGCCGCGAACCCCTGCAACACATCACCGGACGGGCGCCATTCCGGGCGCTGGAACTCAATGTGGGCCCGGGCGTCTTCGTGCCCCGCCCCGAGACCGAAGGGGTGGCGCAACTCGCCATCGACGCCCTGCGCTCGATGGCCGACCCCGAGCCGATCGGCGTGGACCTGGGCACCGGCAGCGGTGCCATCGCCCTGGCGCTGGCCACCGAGGTGCCGCACGCCCGGGTGTTCGCCTGCGAGAACTCGACCGACGCGTTCCCGTGGACCAGCCGCAACTTCGCCGAGGTTGCCGCCCCCAACGCCCGGTTGGTGTTCGCCGATCTCGCCGAAGCCTTTCCAGAGCTCGACGGCACGGTGTCGGTCGTCGTGTCGAACCCGCCGTACATCCCTGCCGACGCGATTCCGCGTGACCCCGAGGTGCGCCTGTTCGACCCGGCCCACGCCCTCTACGGAGGACCGGACGGGCTGGACGTGGTGCGGCTGGTGTCGCAGACGGCCCTCCGGCTGCTGCGCGCCGGCGGCGTGCTCATCATCGAGCACGGCGAACTGCAGGGCGCCGAGATCCGGGCGCTGCTGGATGCCGACGGCTGGCGGGCCACCGCCACCCACCGTGACCTCACCACCCGCGACCGCACGACGACGGCGCTGCGGCCGTGA